The genomic interval TATGTGCGCGTCTGTGACTCAGAGATGTCCGGGCTTATCAACTACGACGACTTGGTCAGTATCCTCGTGACCCTGGAACTCAAGCCATGCTACCCGGGTTGACATGTGGCTGGCACTGCGTTAGGCTTCCAACACTGCCTTGAAGATGTACGACAATGCACGGCCGCTCGCCCTTATGTGGCTGGGCAGTATGTCCCGTCATGAGAAGAGAGACCGGCTGTGTCTGGTAACGACACCAGATGCCGCTGACCACACGGAGACCCCGGCCGCCTGTGAAGAGTAACAAGTGTCACCGGCACAGGCCATTCGACAACATTCAGGTATCCAGGCAGGCACCGACCAATTCATGAGAGAGAAACAGTACGAGAGGAGTCTCAGACGCCACACAGGTTCTGCACAACTGCCTCTCTTTGTCACACACAAAGACAGAGAATCGCGTCGGACTCAAAAGGGAGAGGGGCGAGACCCCTCTCATGTACTAGAAGACAATTACCCTATCGTGCTTGAGTATGCCGTCAATCATGGTGGCGGCGCCAGCGATTGTGATCCTGGAGTCTCTCAGGTCCTTCTCGTCGAGTTTTCTGAACGTCGCCGAGTTCGAGCACACCTCAATCTTGCCGCCTGCCTCAAGGAAGGTGTCGATGAGTTCCGGAAGAGGTGGGAACCCCGGAGCCTTGATCTTCTCAGCGACCCCCTTCTTCATGAGCCAGACGGCGTCCATCATGAGGAATATTGTGGCATCGACGTTCTGAGCCTGAGCCGTTGTGCCTGTTACAAAGGGGCCGTAGCAGCGCTCAGCCGCCTCAGGACCCCACTGTCCAATAATGTATAGTGAGGGCATTTCGTATCATCTCCTTACATTCCTGCGAGTGGGACATAGTAGATTACAAGTCCCAGTGTCAGGAAGAACATAACCAGCAGATTCGTCATGTGTGAGCTGTGTATCGGTCCGCCTTGCATCGTCTTGAGCAGGATGGGGAGCACTTGAACGAACTCCATCACCATCCCAAGAAGGACGAGTACGAAGTTCACGATCAGTATCCAGTGGAGTAGGTCGAACAGCGCGGGGACTGGTGGAAAGAACAGACCTACCGCCAGCGCAACCGCTGAGACGAGCATTCCGAACATCAGCATCATGACCTGCATCATCAGGTACATCCCCATTCTTCTTGCCAGCATGAATCCAGAGAACATGGTGGCTGCTGACAAGCCGAACAGGACGAACAGAATCAGTTGAAACAGTGCCATGTTGGTCACCTATTTGACCGTTAACACTACTGTGACGTTATTAACTGTTAGGAAATGTACACGGGGAGAACAATACGATTCCGATTTGCAACCCATACGTGCAAGGACCGAAGA from Candidatus Thorarchaeota archaeon carries:
- a CDS encoding DsrE family protein; the protein is MPSLYIIGQWGPEAAERCYGPFVTGTTAQAQNVDATIFLMMDAVWLMKKGVAEKIKAPGFPPLPELIDTFLEAGGKIEVCSNSATFRKLDEKDLRDSRITIAGAATMIDGILKHDRVIVF